One window from the genome of Molothrus ater isolate BHLD 08-10-18 breed brown headed cowbird chromosome 5, BPBGC_Mater_1.1, whole genome shotgun sequence encodes:
- the GALNT4 gene encoding polypeptide N-acetylgalactosaminyltransferase 4, with product MRIRLARRWTWIRKSCVFLGFLMIAYFVVELSVSSFGASLAGKSITKGKWERRFSDGAEKAVDLARPVYDKPPPDPYAPGEWGKPFRPQLSPEEQKQEEELIEKYAINIYLSDKISLHRHIEDNRLSGCKTKSYNYRRLPTTSVIIAFYNEAWSTLLRTIHSVLETSPSVLLKEIILVDDLSDKMYLKAELEKYISSLKRVRLIRTNKREGLVRARLIGATFATGDVLTFLDCHCECVSGWLEPLLERIAENETVIVCPVIDTIDWKTFEYYMQTAEPMIGGFDWRLTFQWHSVPKHERLRRKSETDPIRSPTMAGGLFAVSKKYFEYLGTYDTGMDVWGGENLELSFRVWQCGGMLEIHPCSHVGHVFPKRAPYARPNFLQNTARAAEVWMDEFKDHFYNRNPSARKENYGDISERKILRERLKCKSFHWYLRNIFAELHVPEDRPGWHGAIRSTGIPSECLDYVLQEHNPTGSHLSLFGCHGQGGNQFFEYTSNQEIRFNSVTELCAEVPEREDFIGMRSCPKDGSPVPEIIIWHFKEDGTIYHPHSGKCLTAYRTTEGHADVQMRTCSAGDKNQIWKFEK from the coding sequence atgaGGATTCGTCTGGCGAGAAGATGGACGTGGATCCGCAAAAGCTGCGTGTTCCTCGGCTTCTTGATGATCGCTTACTTTGTGGTCGAGCTGTCCGTTTCTTCCTTCGGTGCCTCCCTCGCCGGCAAGAGCATCACTAAAGGGAAATGGGAGAGGCGCTTTTCTGACGGAGCAGAAAAAGCTGTCGATTTGGCTCGTCCAGTTTATGACAAACCGCCACCCGATCCTTATGCTCCAGGAGAATGGGGTAAACCCTTTCGCCCCCAGCTGAGTCCTGAGGAGCAGAAACAGGAAGAAGAGCTGATTGAGAAGTatgcaataaatatttatttaagtgATAAAATTTCTCTCCACCGGCACATTGAAGATAATCGACTGAGTGGTTGTAAAACTAAATCTTACAACTACAGAAGACTGCCCACAACATCTGTTATAATTGCTTTCTACAATGAAGCCTGGTCAACACTGCTGCGGACGATACATAGTGTTCTTGAAACATCACCTTCAGTgcttctgaaagaaattataCTGGTGGATGACCTGAGtgataaaatgtatttgaaggCTGAACTCGAAAAATACATAAGCAGTCTGAAAAGAGTTCGCCTGATAAGAACCAACAAACGAGAAGGATTGGTTCGTGCACGCTTGATTGGCGCTACCTTTGCTACAGGTGATGTTCTCACATTCCTAGATTGTCACTGTGAATGTGTTTCCGGCTGGCTGGAACCACTGCTCGAGAGGATTGCTGAGAATGAGACTGTTATTGTTTGTCCTGTCATTGACACCATTGACTGGAAAACATTTGAATACTACATGCAAACGGCAGAGCCCATGATTGGGGGCTTTGACTGGCGGCTGACATTCCAGTGGCACTCGGTGCCTAAACACGAACGTCTCAGGCGCAAGTCGGAAACCGACCCTATCAGATCCCCGACTATGGCTGGTGGCTTGTTTGCTGTCAGCAAGAAGTATTTTGAGTACCTGGGAACCTATGATACAGGAATGGATGTTTGGGGAGGGGAGAACTTAGAATTATCATTTAGGGTTTGGCAGTGTGGAGGCATGTTGGAAATTCATCCGTGCTCCCACGTGGGCCACGTGTTTCCAAAGCGTGCACCCTATGCTAGACCAAATTTCCTTCAGAACACGGCACGTGCTGCTGAGGTGTGGATGGATGAGTTCAAAGATCACTTTTACAACAGAAATCCttcagcaaggaaagaaaactatggagacatttctgaaagaaagatTCTTAGGGAGCGTTTGAAATGCAAGAGTTTTCACTGGTATTTAAGAAATATATTTGCTGAGTTGCATGTACCAGAAGATCGTCCTGGCTGGCATGGCGCTATCCGCAGCACAGGAATACCTTCAGAGTGCCTTGACTATGTCTTACAGGAGCATAATCCTACAGGGTCTCACCTGTCTCTCTTTGGCTGTCATGGTCAGGGAGGCAACCAATTTTTTGAATATACATCAAATCAGGAGATTAGATTTAACTCTGTAACTGAGCTATGTGCTGAAGTCCCTGAGCGTGAAGACTTCATAGGTATGAGGAGCTGCCCAAAAGATGGATCTCCTGTCCCAGAAATTATTATCTGGCACTTCAAAGAAGATGGGACTATTTATCATCCTCATTCGGGGAAGTGCCTTACTGCTTATCGCACGACTGAGGGGCACGCTGATGTGCAAATGAGAACTTGTAGTGCTGGagataaaaatcagatttgGAAATTTGAGAAATAA